The following coding sequences are from one Eucalyptus grandis isolate ANBG69807.140 chromosome 11, ASM1654582v1, whole genome shotgun sequence window:
- the LOC104427899 gene encoding RING-H2 finger protein ATL52 has protein sequence MDGEHRHHDRSFEIDPLIIGLLGIMVGAIVVATYHCIVVGLPNRNAAPHQAQLSSNSDEHDQESDHRARRPRRAGPGLALVELDLAMIRDDKEGSGEEDTCAVCLSEFDDGVSVRVLPECMHYFHAACVDAWLYSHASCPLCRAKAGPPADVAFAMAEFGGVPATEQHREEVSGDLDPARGSNNEV, from the coding sequence ATGGACGGAGAGCATCGCCACCACGACCGGAGTTTTGAGATCGATCCGCTGATCATCGGCCTCCTTGGGATCATGGTCGGAGCCATCGTGGTTGCGACCTACCACTGCATCGTCGTCGGCCTCCCCAACCGCAACGCAGCACCCCATCAGGCTCAGCTCAGTAGTAATTCCGACGAGCATGATCAAGAGAGTGACCATCGGGCTCGGAGGCCAAgacgggccgggccgggccttGCCCTGGTGGAGCTGGACCTGGCCATGATCCGTGACGACAAGGAGGGCTCGGGAGAGGAAGACACGTGCGCCGTGTGCCTTTCCGAGTTCGACGACGGGGTGTCGGTTCGGGTGCTGCCCGAGTGCATGCACTACTTCCACGCGGCTTGCGTCGACGCGTGGCTCTACTCGCATGCCAGTTGCCCGCTGTGCCGAGCCAAGGCAGGTCCTCCGGCGGATGTCGCGTTCGCTATGGCGGAATTCGGCGGCGTTCCGGCGACGGAGCAACACAGAGAGGAGGTTTCCGGGGATTTGGATCCGGCCCGGGGTAGTAACAACGAGGTTTAG